One Fulvia fulva chromosome 8, complete sequence DNA window includes the following coding sequences:
- a CDS encoding tRNA-aminoacylation cofactor: protein MAQIDEKVKSLIEKSYPQAKDASEDPAKLSSAIFSSVEYSSAEKAEIEQWLITSSHIADSSQDSAKTAERLSHLNTHLSSKTTLLGAKPSVADVALYARLAPVVKSWTHEQRTGEQGYHHIVRYLDFVQNAPLFDLKLSDSDKVDIDPSNVAAKIKPIDAKAEKERKKKEKAAAAAAAAGADNAAAAGGTVTTAASEDVKKAENNKPKKEKAKDAGDAVAAAVGSAVPTEKKEKPKKEKQPKPPKNAPAPDKPFSPSLIDLRVGHILKAEKHPNADSLYVSTIACGDEPGTDNTSEYEGKVVRTVCSGLAGLVPLEEMQGRKIVAVCNLKPVTMRGIKSAAMVLAASPRLAEGEVDNHAGPVELVNPPADAEAGERVYFEGFEGEPDAVLNPKKKVWEDNQVGFTTTADKVVAFEPTKVEKLKDSGKTEVAQLRTKQGTCSVKTLTGATVR, encoded by the exons ATGGCGCAAATAGACGAGAAGGTCAAGAGCTTGATCGAGAAGAGCTACCCACAGGCAAAAGACGCAAGTGAAGATCCAGCTAAACTGTCTTCTGCCATCTTCTCGTCAGTAGAG TACTCGTCTGCTGAGAAGGCCGAGATCGAACAATGGCTCATCACTTCTTCCCACATCGCTGATTCGAGCCAAGACAGCGCGAAGACTGCCGAACGACTATCTCACCTGAACACTCACCTCTCCTCCAAGACAACCCTCCTCGGCGCAAAGCCCAGCGTTGCAGATGTTGCCCTCTACGCTCGCCTTGCGCCTGTTGTGAAGAGCTGGACACATGAGCAGCGGACTGGAGAGCAGGGATACCACCACATCGTCCGATATCTCGACTTCGTCCAGAACGCACCACTCTTCGACCTCAAGCTCTCAGACAGCGACAAGGTCGACATCGACCCAAGCAACGTAGCTGCGAAGATCAAGCCAATCGATGCCAAGGCTGAGAAGGAGCGCAAGAAGAAGGAGAAGGcagcggcggcggcggcggcagCGGGTGCAGACAATGCGGCGGCAGCAGGAGGCACAGTCACAACAGCAGCCAGCGAAGATGTGAAGAAGGCTGAGAACAACAAGCCGAAGAAGGAGAAGGCAAAGGACGCAGGTGATGCAGTAGCAGCTGCAGTCGGCTCAGCAGTACCCACAGAAAAGAAGGAGAAGCCCAAGAAAGAGAAGCAACCCAAACCACCAAAGAACGCGCCAGCACCAGACAAGCCCTTCTCCCCATCCCTCATCGATCTCCGAGTCGGCCACATCCTGAAAGCAGAGAAGCACCCCAACGCCGACTCTCTTTACGTCTCAACCATTGCCTGCGGCGACGAACCAGGAACCGACAACACATCCGAGTACGAAGGCAAGGTCGTCAGAACCGTATGCTCAGGCCTAGCAGGCCTCGTGCCCCTCGAGGAGATGCAAGGCCGCAAGATCGTGGCTGTCTGCAACCTCAAGCCCGTCACTATGCGAGGCATCAAGTCCGCAGCTATGGTTCTGGCCGCATCGCCACGTCTGGCGGAAGGAGAAGTCGACAACCATGCCGGTCCTGTCGAGCTCGTGAACCCACCCGCGGATGCTGAGGCTGGTGAGAGGGTGTACTTTGAAGGCTTTGAGGGTGAGCCGGATGCGGTGCTGAACCCGAAGAAGAAGGTCTGGGAGGATAATCAGGTGGGATTCACAACGACTGCGGACAAGGTTGTGGCGTTTGAGCCGACCAAGGTGGAGAAGTTGAAGGATAGTGGGAAGACGGAGGTTGCACAGTTGAGGACGAAGCAAGGTACGTGCAGTGTCAAGACTTTGACTGGTGCTACCGTGCGGTAA